One Kitasatospora sp. MAP12-44 DNA segment encodes these proteins:
- a CDS encoding Rv3235 family protein codes for MTATATLQDTVPPRIHPLAALPSAEHVHRVGHRPPRRPRHPRAACAPARGSSLAELAGRFALRLVEVLVGVRPVGQLSRHTTHDGYRQLARLVHEGPLRRRDAAGRPQLGPVHDFAPGPGVLEVCVRVEFAARHHMVAFRLEQHRDTEQWQCAAVDTR; via the coding sequence ATGACCGCGACCGCGACCCTGCAGGACACCGTCCCGCCACGGATCCATCCGCTGGCCGCCCTGCCGTCGGCCGAACACGTCCACCGGGTCGGCCACCGCCCGCCACGCCGGCCCCGCCATCCGCGGGCCGCCTGCGCACCGGCCCGCGGCAGCAGCCTGGCCGAGCTGGCCGGCCGCTTCGCGCTGCGTCTGGTGGAGGTGCTGGTCGGCGTCCGCCCGGTCGGCCAGCTGAGCCGGCACACCACCCACGACGGCTACCGCCAGCTGGCCCGCCTGGTGCACGAGGGCCCGCTGCGCCGCCGGGACGCCGCCGGGCGGCCGCAGCTGGGCCCGGTGCACGACTTCGCGCCCGGCCCCGGCGTGCTGGAGGTCTGCGTCCGGGTCGAGTTCGCGGCCCGGCACCACATGGTGGCGTTCCGGCTGGAGCAGCACCGCGACACCGAGCAGTGGCAGTGCGCCGCCGTGGACACCCGATGA
- a CDS encoding GNAT family protein, whose product MPYTILPPDQSALPVLETERLLLRAPEPADVDAIDRACQDEAIQRWTVVPSPYRREDAEFFVHQLAPDGLRTGGNLIWCVLEKETGTLVGTQALTARGPGAAEVGFWATEESRGRGYTVEALLAVARWAFTERELRRLEWVAFVGNEPSLALARRAGFTIEGTLRSYAAQRGEYQDAWIGSLLPADLAG is encoded by the coding sequence ATGCCGTACACGATCCTGCCTCCCGACCAGTCCGCCCTCCCCGTTCTGGAGACCGAACGCCTGCTGCTGCGCGCCCCCGAGCCGGCGGACGTCGACGCGATCGACCGTGCCTGCCAGGACGAGGCGATCCAGCGCTGGACGGTCGTCCCCTCGCCCTACCGCCGCGAGGACGCCGAGTTCTTCGTCCACCAGCTCGCTCCGGACGGGCTGCGCACCGGCGGCAACCTGATCTGGTGCGTACTGGAGAAGGAGACCGGCACGCTGGTCGGCACCCAGGCGCTGACCGCGCGCGGGCCGGGCGCGGCAGAGGTGGGCTTCTGGGCCACCGAGGAGTCGCGTGGACGCGGCTACACCGTCGAGGCGCTGCTCGCGGTGGCCCGCTGGGCCTTCACCGAGCGCGAGCTGCGCCGCCTCGAGTGGGTGGCGTTCGTCGGCAACGAGCCCTCGCTCGCGCTCGCCCGCCGCGCGGGCTTCACCATCGAGGGCACGCTGCGCTCGTACGCAGCCCAGCGCGGCGAGTACCAGGACGCCTGGATCGGCTCGCTGCTGCCCGCCGACCTGGCCGGCTGA
- the secA gene encoding preprotein translocase subunit SecA — MSVFDKILRAGEGKILRKLQRIAAQVNSIEEDFVNLTDDQLRELTDEYRSRLAEGESLDDILPEAFATVREAAKRVLGQRHYDVQIMGGAALHLGHVAEMRTGEGKTLVGTLPAYLNALTGKGVHLITVNDYLAERDSEWMGRVHRFLGLEVGVILGNMSPAERKRQYAMDITYGTNNEFGFDYLRDNMAWSQEELVQRGHNFAIVDEVDSILIDEARTPLIISGPADQATKWYADFAKLVQRLKRDRDYEVDEKKRTVGVLEEGVTRVEDYLGIDNLYESVNTPLVGFLNNAIKAKELYKNDKDYVVMNGEVMIVDEHTGRILAGRRYNEGMHQAIEAKEGVEVQNENQTLATITLQNFFRLYDKLSGMTGTATTEAAEFHQIYKLGVVPIPTNRDPKRIDQPDLIYKSEPAKFAAVVEDIAEKHEKGQPVLVGTVSVEKSEYLSQELRKRGIPHEVLNAKHHEREAQIVAQAGRKGAVTVATNMAGRGTDIMLGGNPDHLATAELAQRGLTPEDTPEEYEAAFPAALEKAKGAVKAEQEEVQEIGGLYVLGTERHESRRIDNQLRGRSGRQGDPGESRFYLSLGDDLMRLFKAGMVERVLSMANVPEDVPIESKMVTRAIASAQTQVEQQNFEIRKNVLKYDEVLNRQREVIYGERRRVLEGEDLQEQIGHFMDDTVEAYVTAATGEGFEDDWDLEKLWTALKQLYPLTLELDELEEEAGGSGLTSDFLTKTIKEDIQAQYGAREDQLGEPVMRELERRVVLSVLDRRWREHLYEMDYLQEGIGLRAMAQRDPLVEYQREGFDMFGAMMEGIKEESVGYLFNLEVQVEQQVEEVPLPDSDESVTLEKDDFRPVPQIGQIKAKGLEAPARQKLHYTAPSVDGDETVIEGDFEDGVEDDDAGDGLTRAERRKAAKSAKGRRRKG; from the coding sequence GTGTCCGTCTTCGACAAGATTCTGCGCGCAGGCGAAGGCAAGATCCTTCGCAAGCTGCAGCGGATTGCCGCCCAGGTCAACTCCATCGAAGAGGACTTCGTCAACCTCACGGACGACCAGCTTCGTGAGCTGACCGACGAGTACAGGTCGCGTCTCGCCGAGGGCGAGAGCCTGGACGACATCCTCCCCGAGGCGTTCGCCACCGTCCGCGAGGCCGCCAAGCGCGTGCTCGGCCAGCGCCACTACGACGTCCAGATCATGGGTGGCGCCGCTCTGCACCTCGGCCATGTCGCCGAGATGCGCACCGGTGAGGGCAAGACCCTGGTCGGCACGCTGCCGGCCTACCTCAACGCGCTGACCGGCAAGGGCGTGCACCTGATCACGGTCAACGACTACCTCGCCGAGCGCGACTCGGAGTGGATGGGCCGGGTGCACCGCTTCCTCGGCCTCGAGGTCGGCGTGATCCTCGGCAACATGTCGCCCGCCGAGCGCAAGCGCCAGTACGCGATGGACATCACGTACGGCACCAACAACGAGTTCGGCTTCGACTACCTGCGCGACAACATGGCCTGGTCGCAGGAGGAACTCGTCCAGCGCGGCCACAACTTCGCGATCGTCGACGAGGTCGACTCGATCCTGATCGACGAGGCCCGTACCCCGCTGATCATCTCCGGTCCGGCCGACCAGGCGACCAAGTGGTACGCCGACTTCGCCAAGTTGGTGCAGCGCCTCAAGCGCGACCGCGACTACGAGGTCGACGAGAAGAAGCGCACGGTCGGCGTGCTGGAGGAGGGTGTCACCCGGGTCGAGGACTACCTCGGCATCGACAACCTCTACGAGTCGGTGAACACCCCGCTCGTCGGGTTCCTGAACAACGCCATCAAGGCCAAGGAGCTCTACAAGAACGACAAGGACTACGTCGTCATGAACGGCGAGGTCATGATCGTTGACGAGCACACCGGCCGCATCCTGGCCGGCCGCCGCTACAACGAGGGCATGCACCAGGCGATCGAGGCCAAGGAGGGGGTGGAGGTCCAGAACGAGAACCAGACGCTGGCCACCATCACCCTGCAGAACTTCTTCCGCCTGTACGACAAGCTCTCCGGGATGACCGGTACGGCCACCACCGAGGCCGCCGAGTTCCACCAGATCTACAAGCTCGGCGTCGTCCCGATCCCGACCAACCGGGACCCGAAGCGGATCGACCAGCCCGACCTGATCTACAAGTCCGAGCCGGCCAAGTTCGCCGCCGTGGTCGAGGACATCGCCGAGAAGCACGAGAAGGGCCAGCCGGTCCTGGTCGGCACCGTCTCGGTCGAGAAGTCCGAGTACCTCTCCCAGGAGCTGCGCAAGCGCGGCATCCCGCACGAGGTGCTGAACGCCAAGCACCACGAGCGCGAGGCGCAGATCGTCGCGCAGGCCGGCCGCAAGGGCGCCGTCACGGTCGCCACCAACATGGCCGGCCGCGGCACCGACATCATGCTCGGCGGCAACCCCGATCACCTGGCCACCGCCGAGCTGGCGCAGCGCGGACTCACCCCGGAGGACACCCCGGAGGAGTACGAGGCCGCGTTCCCGGCCGCGCTGGAGAAGGCCAAGGGCGCCGTGAAGGCGGAGCAGGAGGAGGTGCAGGAGATCGGTGGCCTGTACGTGCTCGGCACCGAGCGGCACGAGTCGCGCCGGATCGACAACCAGCTGCGCGGCCGCTCCGGCCGTCAGGGCGACCCGGGCGAGTCCCGCTTCTACCTCTCGCTCGGCGACGACCTGATGCGCCTGTTCAAGGCCGGCATGGTCGAGCGCGTGCTGTCGATGGCCAATGTGCCGGAGGACGTGCCGATCGAGTCCAAGATGGTCACCCGCGCCATCGCCTCGGCGCAGACCCAGGTCGAGCAGCAGAACTTCGAGATCCGCAAGAACGTCCTGAAGTACGACGAGGTGCTGAACCGCCAGCGCGAGGTCATCTACGGCGAGCGCCGCCGCGTCCTGGAGGGGGAGGACCTGCAGGAGCAGATCGGCCACTTCATGGACGACACCGTCGAGGCGTACGTCACCGCCGCGACCGGCGAGGGCTTCGAGGACGACTGGGACCTGGAGAAGCTCTGGACCGCCCTCAAGCAGCTCTACCCGCTCACCCTTGAGCTGGACGAGCTGGAGGAGGAGGCCGGCGGCTCGGGCCTGACCTCGGACTTCCTCACCAAGACGATCAAGGAAGACATCCAGGCGCAGTACGGCGCCCGCGAGGACCAGCTCGGCGAGCCGGTCATGCGCGAGCTGGAGCGCCGGGTCGTCCTCTCGGTGCTGGACCGCCGCTGGCGCGAGCACCTCTACGAGATGGACTACCTCCAGGAGGGCATCGGCCTGCGGGCGATGGCGCAGCGCGACCCGCTGGTCGAGTACCAGCGCGAGGGCTTCGACATGTTCGGCGCCATGATGGAGGGCATCAAGGAGGAGTCCGTCGGCTACCTGTTCAACCTGGAGGTCCAGGTCGAGCAGCAGGTCGAGGAGGTCCCGCTGCCGGACTCCGACGAGTCCGTGACGTTGGAGAAGGACGACTTCCGCCCGGTGCCGCAGATCGGTCAGATCAAGGCGAAGGGCCTGGAGGCTCCGGCCCGCCAGAAGCTGCACTACACGGCGCCGTCGGTGGACGGCGACGAGACCGTGATCGAGGGCGACTTCGAGGACGGCGTGGAGGACGACGACGCCGGCGACGGCCTCACCCGCGCCGAGCGCCGCAAGGCCGCGAAGTCGGCCAAGGGCCGCCGTCGCAAGGGCTGA
- the pruA gene encoding L-glutamate gamma-semialdehyde dehydrogenase, which yields MDAVTQVPTPSNEPVQQYAPGSPERARLELRLAELAAEQIPLPMTIGGEQRFGSGARVDVVQPHHHAAKLGVLGNATREDAKLAVDAALAAGREWRALSFDDRAAVFLRAADLLAGPWRETLNAATMLGQSKTVQQAEIDAACELIDFWRYNVHFARQILADQPHSSPGVWNRTDHRPLEGFVYAVTPFNFTAIAGNLPTAPALLGNTVVWKPAPTQTFAACLLMRLLEAAGLPPGVINLVTGDGQALSEVALASPQLAGLHFTGSTRTFQSLWQTIGANIAGYRSYPRVVGETGGKDFLIAHRSADPQILKTALIRGAFEYQGQKCSALSRAYLPRSVWQRIKDDFLAEVDALTVGDVSDLSNFMGALIDDRAFAKNKAAIDRARLDPTIELAAGGQYDDAIGYFVRPTVLVCADQRNEIFSTEYFGPILSVQIYEDSRWEDALRRVDSAAPYGLTGAVIAQDRYAIAQAVEELRFTAGNFYINDKPTGAVVGQQPFGGGRASGTNDKAGAAQNLLRWTSARSIKETFVPPTDYRHPYMR from the coding sequence ATGGACGCGGTCACCCAGGTGCCCACCCCCAGCAACGAGCCGGTGCAGCAGTACGCGCCTGGCAGTCCGGAGCGGGCCCGGCTGGAGCTGCGCCTGGCGGAGCTGGCGGCCGAGCAGATCCCGCTGCCGATGACCATCGGCGGCGAGCAGCGGTTCGGCTCCGGCGCCCGGGTCGACGTGGTCCAGCCGCACCACCACGCCGCCAAACTGGGCGTGCTCGGCAACGCCACCCGGGAGGACGCCAAGCTCGCGGTGGACGCCGCGCTGGCGGCCGGGCGGGAGTGGCGCGCGCTCTCCTTCGACGACCGGGCCGCCGTCTTCCTGCGCGCCGCCGACCTGCTGGCCGGCCCCTGGCGGGAGACCCTGAACGCGGCCACCATGCTGGGCCAGTCCAAGACGGTCCAGCAGGCCGAGATCGACGCGGCCTGCGAGCTGATCGACTTCTGGCGCTACAACGTGCACTTCGCCCGGCAGATCCTGGCCGACCAGCCGCACTCCTCGCCCGGCGTGTGGAACCGCACCGACCACCGGCCGCTGGAGGGCTTCGTCTACGCCGTCACGCCGTTCAACTTCACCGCGATCGCCGGCAACCTGCCCACCGCGCCCGCCCTGCTGGGCAACACCGTGGTCTGGAAGCCGGCGCCCACCCAGACCTTCGCCGCCTGCCTGCTGATGCGCCTGCTGGAGGCGGCCGGCCTGCCGCCCGGGGTGATCAACCTGGTCACCGGAGACGGCCAGGCGCTCTCCGAGGTGGCCCTGGCCAGCCCGCAGCTGGCCGGCCTGCACTTCACCGGCTCGACGAGGACCTTCCAGTCGCTCTGGCAGACCATCGGCGCCAACATCGCCGGCTACCGCAGTTATCCCCGGGTGGTGGGGGAGACCGGCGGCAAGGACTTCCTGATCGCGCACCGCTCGGCCGACCCGCAGATCCTCAAGACCGCGCTGATCCGCGGCGCCTTCGAGTACCAGGGCCAGAAGTGCTCGGCGCTCTCCCGCGCCTATCTGCCGCGCAGCGTGTGGCAGCGGATCAAGGACGACTTCCTGGCCGAGGTGGACGCCCTGACGGTGGGCGATGTCAGCGACCTCTCCAACTTCATGGGCGCGCTGATCGACGACCGCGCCTTCGCCAAGAACAAGGCCGCCATCGACCGCGCCCGCCTGGACCCGACCATCGAGCTGGCGGCCGGCGGCCAGTACGACGACGCGATCGGCTACTTCGTGCGCCCGACCGTGCTGGTCTGCGCCGACCAGCGCAACGAGATCTTCTCCACCGAGTACTTCGGCCCGATCCTGTCGGTGCAGATCTACGAGGACAGCCGCTGGGAGGACGCGCTGCGCCGGGTGGACAGCGCCGCGCCGTACGGCCTGACCGGTGCGGTGATCGCCCAGGACCGCTACGCGATCGCCCAGGCCGTCGAGGAGCTGCGGTTCACCGCGGGCAACTTCTACATCAACGACAAGCCGACCGGCGCCGTGGTCGGCCAGCAGCCGTTCGGCGGCGGCCGGGCCTCGGGGACCAACGACAAGGCGGGTGCCGCGCAGAACCTGCTGCGGTGGACCTCGGCCCGTTCGATCAAGGAGACCTTCGTGCCGCCGACCGACTATCGGCACCCGTACATGCGCTGA
- a CDS encoding NAD-glutamate dehydrogenase — protein sequence MQTKLDAAKAELLAKAAAAAENSQVGGAAPGEGLSNGALTAYLHHYYLHTAPDDLVDRDPVDVYGAAASHYRLGLKRPQGTAEVRVYTPSVDENGWASGHTVVEVVTDDMPFLVDSVTNELSRQDRAIHLVIHPQLVVRRDITGKLLEILDIDACSRSQSSGREWPADATVESWMHVEIDRETDREDLQAIESGLRRVLGDVREVVEDWAKMRTSALRLADELAEVPPAHLPEQEVGEAWELMRWLADDHFTFLGYREYDLVEHEGEEVLRAIPGTGLGILRSDPLSHDTDHHPVSESFGRLSAPVRAKAHEKKLLVLTKANSRATVHRPSYLDYVGVKKFDANGNVIGERRFLGLFSSAAYTESVTRIPVVRRKVQEVLAGSGFSSESHDGRDLLQILETFPRDEIFQTPAEELLEIASSVLYLQERRKLRLFLRQDEYGRYFSALVYLPRDRYTTRIRLRLMEILMAELNGAAIDYTVWSTESVLTRLHFVVRVAPGSELPELTEVEIERIEAKLAEAARFWMDGFNDQLHIELGEEKAAELAHRYANAFPDGYRADFTARTAVADLKQIEALHGEGDFRLNLYQPVGAGDDERRFKIYRVGGPISLTEVLPVLQRLGVEVLDEHPYALRRSDSTTAWVYDFGLQLREATELSDEARERFQEAFAATWTGRAENDGFNGLILTAGLNWRQAVVLRALAKYLRQAGSTFSQDYMEDALRNNAHTTRLLVNLFEARLSPGHQMGADELCEGILEELTGALDEVVSLDEDRILRSFLHLITATLRTNFFQRAADGDWHSYVSMKFDPHAIPDLPAPRPAFEIWVYSPQVEGVHLRFGKVARGGLRWSDRREDFRTEILGLVKAQMVKNTVIVPVGAKGGFVAKQLPDPAVDRDAWLAEGISSYKTFISALLDITDNLQGGAVVHPVDVVRHDEDDTYLVVAADKGTATFSDIANGVAEEYGFWLGDAFASGGSAGYDHKGMGITARGAWESVKRNFRELGHDTQSEDFTVVGIGDMSGDVFGNGMLLSEHIRLVAAFDHRHIFLDPNPDAAVSFAERRRLFDLPRSSWDDYDKSLISAGGGIFPRSAKSIQLTAQVRSVLGIAESRVTPAELMKAILQAPVDLFWNGGIGTYIKAERETNADVGDKANDPIRVNGGQVRAQVIGEGGNLGCTQLGRIEYAQVGGPAGTGGWINTDAIDNSAGVDTSDHEVNIKILLNRVVAEGDMTVKQRNAVLAEMTEEVGDLVLRNNYAQNVVLANAVAQAHSMVNVHSRMINRLEADGLLDRGIEFLPTERQIRERQQNGHGLTQPELSVLLAYTKITLADELLATELPDDPYFRDTLHAYFPTALRERFAEAIDAHALRREIITTLIVNDTINRGGCTFAFRLREETGATYEEIARTHTAARAVFGLENIWDQAEGFDNQVPADVLTRVRLHSRRLVERATRWMLNNRRQPLDIAGTIAFFQERVDQVWSSLPKPLRGEDLAWFEKIYGELVQAGVPVALATRVAGLSSTFPALDITEVADRSGKDVHEVADLYYDLADRLGITHLLDRIIELPRTDRWSSMARAAIREDLFAAHAVLTADILACGPEGATAEERYKAWAELNGGLLSRAKTTLDDIRGSDTYELSSLSVAMRVIRTLLRTGSMR from the coding sequence ATGCAGACCAAGCTGGACGCAGCCAAGGCCGAACTGCTCGCGAAAGCAGCAGCAGCCGCTGAGAACAGCCAGGTGGGGGGAGCGGCGCCAGGGGAAGGTCTCAGCAACGGTGCTCTGACCGCGTACCTGCACCACTACTACCTCCACACCGCCCCCGACGACCTGGTCGACCGGGACCCGGTTGACGTCTACGGCGCGGCCGCCTCCCACTACCGGCTGGGCCTCAAGCGCCCGCAGGGCACCGCCGAGGTCCGGGTCTACACCCCGAGCGTCGACGAGAACGGTTGGGCCAGCGGCCACACCGTGGTCGAGGTGGTCACCGACGACATGCCCTTCCTGGTCGACTCGGTCACCAACGAGTTGTCCCGCCAGGACCGGGCGATCCACCTGGTGATCCACCCCCAGCTGGTCGTACGCCGTGACATCACCGGCAAGCTGCTGGAGATCCTCGACATCGACGCCTGCTCGCGCAGTCAGTCCTCGGGCCGCGAGTGGCCCGCCGACGCGACCGTCGAGTCCTGGATGCACGTCGAGATCGACCGCGAGACCGACCGCGAGGACCTGCAGGCCATCGAGTCCGGCCTGCGCCGCGTCCTCGGTGACGTCCGCGAGGTGGTCGAGGACTGGGCGAAGATGCGCACCAGCGCGCTGCGCCTGGCCGACGAGCTCGCCGAGGTGCCCCCGGCCCACCTGCCCGAGCAGGAGGTCGGCGAGGCCTGGGAGCTGATGCGCTGGCTGGCCGACGACCACTTCACCTTCCTCGGCTACCGCGAGTACGACCTGGTCGAGCACGAGGGCGAGGAGGTGCTGCGCGCGATCCCCGGCACCGGCCTGGGCATCCTGCGCTCCGACCCGCTCAGCCACGACACCGACCACCACCCGGTCAGCGAGTCCTTCGGCCGCCTTTCCGCCCCCGTCCGGGCGAAGGCGCACGAGAAGAAGCTGCTCGTGCTGACCAAGGCGAACTCGCGGGCGACCGTGCACCGCCCGTCCTACCTCGACTACGTCGGGGTGAAGAAGTTCGACGCCAACGGCAACGTGATCGGCGAGCGCCGCTTCCTCGGCCTGTTCTCCTCCGCCGCCTACACCGAGTCGGTCACCCGGATCCCGGTGGTGCGCCGCAAGGTCCAGGAGGTGCTGGCGGGCTCGGGCTTCAGCAGCGAGAGCCACGACGGCCGCGACCTGCTGCAGATCCTGGAGACCTTCCCGCGCGACGAGATCTTCCAGACTCCCGCCGAGGAGCTGCTGGAGATCGCCAGCAGCGTGCTCTACCTGCAGGAGCGGCGCAAGCTGCGGCTGTTCCTGCGTCAGGACGAGTACGGCCGCTACTTCTCCGCCCTGGTCTACCTGCCGCGCGACCGCTACACCACGCGGATCCGGCTGCGCCTGATGGAGATCCTGATGGCGGAGCTGAACGGCGCCGCCATCGACTACACGGTCTGGTCCACCGAGTCGGTGCTGACCCGACTGCACTTCGTGGTGCGGGTGGCGCCCGGCAGCGAGCTGCCCGAGCTGACCGAGGTCGAGATCGAGCGGATCGAGGCCAAGCTGGCCGAGGCCGCCCGGTTCTGGATGGACGGCTTCAACGACCAGCTGCACATCGAGCTGGGCGAGGAGAAGGCCGCGGAGCTCGCGCACCGCTACGCCAACGCCTTCCCCGACGGCTACCGCGCCGACTTCACCGCGCGCACCGCCGTCGCCGACCTCAAGCAGATCGAGGCGCTGCACGGCGAGGGCGACTTCCGGCTGAACCTCTACCAGCCGGTCGGCGCGGGCGACGACGAGCGCCGCTTCAAGATCTACCGGGTCGGCGGCCCGATCTCGCTGACCGAGGTCCTGCCGGTGCTGCAGCGCCTGGGCGTCGAGGTGCTCGACGAGCACCCGTACGCGCTGCGCCGCTCGGACTCCACCACGGCCTGGGTCTACGACTTCGGTCTGCAGCTGCGCGAGGCCACCGAGCTCAGCGACGAGGCCCGCGAGCGCTTCCAGGAGGCCTTCGCGGCCACCTGGACCGGCCGCGCCGAGAACGACGGCTTCAACGGCCTGATCCTCACCGCCGGCCTGAACTGGCGTCAGGCCGTCGTGCTGCGCGCGCTGGCCAAGTACCTCCGGCAGGCCGGGAGCACCTTCTCCCAGGACTACATGGAGGACGCGCTCCGCAACAACGCCCACACCACCCGGCTGCTGGTCAACCTCTTCGAGGCACGCCTGAGCCCGGGTCACCAGATGGGCGCGGACGAGCTGTGCGAGGGCATCCTCGAGGAGCTCACCGGCGCGCTGGACGAGGTCGTGTCGCTGGACGAGGACCGCATCCTGCGCTCCTTCCTGCACCTGATCACGGCCACCCTGCGGACCAACTTCTTCCAGCGCGCGGCGGACGGCGACTGGCACTCCTACGTGTCGATGAAGTTCGACCCGCACGCCATCCCGGACCTGCCCGCGCCGCGCCCGGCCTTCGAGATCTGGGTCTACTCGCCCCAGGTCGAGGGCGTGCACCTGCGCTTCGGCAAGGTCGCCCGCGGTGGTCTGCGCTGGTCCGACCGGCGCGAGGACTTCCGTACCGAGATCCTGGGCCTGGTCAAGGCCCAGATGGTCAAGAACACCGTGATCGTCCCGGTCGGCGCCAAGGGCGGCTTCGTCGCCAAGCAGCTGCCGGACCCGGCGGTGGACCGCGACGCGTGGCTCGCCGAGGGCATCTCGTCCTACAAGACCTTCATCTCGGCGCTGCTGGACATCACCGACAACCTCCAGGGCGGCGCGGTCGTCCACCCGGTCGACGTGGTCCGCCACGACGAGGACGACACCTACCTGGTGGTCGCCGCCGACAAGGGCACCGCGACCTTCTCGGACATCGCCAACGGCGTGGCCGAGGAGTACGGCTTCTGGCTGGGCGACGCCTTCGCCTCGGGCGGCTCGGCCGGCTACGACCACAAGGGCATGGGCATCACGGCCCGCGGCGCCTGGGAGTCCGTCAAGCGCAACTTCCGCGAGCTGGGCCACGACACCCAGAGCGAGGACTTCACCGTCGTCGGCATCGGCGACATGTCCGGTGACGTGTTCGGCAACGGCATGCTGCTCAGCGAGCACATCCGGCTGGTGGCCGCCTTCGACCACCGGCACATCTTCCTGGACCCGAACCCGGACGCGGCGGTGTCCTTCGCCGAGCGCCGGCGGCTCTTCGACCTGCCGCGCAGCTCCTGGGACGACTACGACAAGTCGCTGATCTCGGCAGGCGGCGGGATCTTCCCGCGCAGCGCCAAGTCGATCCAGCTGACCGCGCAGGTGCGCTCCGTGCTCGGCATCGCCGAGAGCCGGGTCACCCCGGCCGAGCTGATGAAGGCGATCCTGCAGGCGCCCGTCGACCTGTTCTGGAACGGCGGCATCGGCACCTACATCAAGGCCGAGCGGGAGACCAACGCGGACGTCGGCGACAAGGCCAACGACCCGATCCGGGTGAACGGCGGCCAGGTCCGCGCCCAGGTCATCGGCGAGGGCGGCAACCTCGGCTGCACCCAGCTGGGCCGCATCGAGTACGCCCAGGTCGGCGGCCCGGCGGGCACCGGCGGCTGGATCAACACCGACGCCATCGACAACTCGGCCGGCGTGGACACCTCGGACCACGAGGTGAACATCAAGATCCTGCTCAACCGGGTGGTCGCCGAGGGCGACATGACGGTCAAGCAGCGCAACGCCGTGCTGGCCGAGATGACCGAGGAGGTCGGCGACCTCGTCCTGCGCAACAACTACGCGCAGAACGTCGTGCTGGCCAACGCCGTCGCCCAGGCGCACAGCATGGTCAATGTGCACTCGCGGATGATCAACCGGCTGGAGGCCGACGGCCTGCTCGACCGGGGCATCGAGTTCCTGCCGACCGAGCGCCAGATCCGTGAGCGCCAGCAGAACGGCCACGGGCTCACCCAGCCCGAGCTGTCCGTCCTGCTCGCCTACACGAAGATCACGCTGGCCGACGAGCTGCTCGCCACCGAGCTGCCCGACGACCCGTACTTCCGCGACACCCTGCACGCGTACTTCCCCACCGCGCTGCGCGAGCGGTTCGCCGAGGCGATCGACGCGCACGCGCTGCGCCGGGAGATCATCACCACCCTGATCGTCAACGACACGATCAACCGCGGTGGCTGCACCTTCGCGTTCCGCCTCCGCGAGGAGACCGGGGCGACCTACGAGGAGATCGCCCGTACGCACACCGCGGCCCGCGCGGTCTTCGGCCTGGAGAACATCTGGGACCAGGCCGAGGGCTTCGACAACCAGGTCCCGGCCGACGTGCTGACCCGGGTGCGGCTGCACTCGCGCCGGCTGGTCGAGCGGGCCACCCGCTGGATGCTCAACAACCGCCGCCAGCCGCTGGACATCGCGGGCACCATCGCGTTCTTCCAGGAGCGGGTGGACCAGGTGTGGAGCAGCCTGCCGAAGCCGCTGCGCGGTGAGGACCTGGCCTGGTTCGAGAAGATCTACGGCGAGCTGGTCCAGGCCGGTGTGCCGGTGGCGCTGGCCACCCGGGTCGCGGGGCTCTCCTCGACCTTCCCGGCGCTGGACATCACCGAGGTCGCGGACCGCTCCGGCAAGGACGTGCACGAGGTCGCCGACCTCTACTACGACCTCGCCGACCGGCTGGGCATCACCCACCTGCTGGACCGGATCATCGAGCTGCCGCGCACCGACCGGTGGTCCTCGATGGCCCGCGCGGCGATCCGCGAGGACCTCTTCGCGGCGCACGCCGTCCTCACCGCCGACATCCTGGCCTGCGGGCCCGAGGGTGCCACGGCCGAGGAGCGCTACAAGGCCTGGGCCGAGCTGAACGGCGGCCTGCTCTCGCGGGCCAAGACCACGCTCGACGACATAAGGGGTTCGGACACCTATGAGCTGTCCAGCCTCTCGGTGGCCATGCGGGTGATCCGCACGCTGCTGCGCACGGGTTCGATGCGCTGA
- a CDS encoding HAD hydrolase-like protein, producing MRTHIVWDWNGTLFHDMEAVLGASNAAFATVGAPPLTLERYRELYEIPIPRFYQRALGFQPSSAEWERLDAAFQQSYSQLSGGCGLTEGAVGLLSAWAAEGGTQSLLSMYAHERLVPTVEGLGIAEHFLRVDGRTGPSHGQKAASLVRHLAALGARVEPSRTVLIGDAADDALAALEVGAHAVLYTGGSHTRANLEPVGVPVVDSLAEAVELARQLTA from the coding sequence GTGCGAACTCATATCGTCTGGGACTGGAACGGGACCCTCTTTCACGACATGGAGGCGGTGCTCGGCGCGAGCAACGCTGCCTTCGCGACGGTCGGCGCGCCCCCGCTGACCCTGGAGCGCTACCGGGAGCTCTACGAGATCCCGATCCCGCGCTTCTACCAGCGCGCGCTGGGTTTCCAGCCGAGCAGTGCCGAGTGGGAGCGCCTGGACGCCGCCTTCCAGCAGAGCTACTCGCAGTTGAGCGGCGGCTGCGGCCTGACCGAGGGCGCCGTCGGCCTGCTCAGCGCCTGGGCGGCCGAGGGCGGCACGCAGTCGCTGCTCTCGATGTACGCGCACGAGCGGCTGGTCCCGACCGTCGAGGGCCTCGGGATAGCGGAGCACTTCCTGCGGGTGGACGGCCGCACCGGGCCCTCGCACGGCCAGAAGGCCGCCTCGCTGGTGCGCCACCTGGCGGCGCTCGGAGCGCGGGTCGAGCCGTCCCGCACCGTGCTGATCGGCGACGCGGCGGACGACGCGCTGGCGGCGCTGGAGGTCGGCGCGCACGCCGTGCTCTACACCGGCGGCTCGCACACCCGGGCGAACCTGGAGCCGGTCGGCGTCCCCGTGGTGGACAGCCTGGCGGAGGCCGTCGAGCTGGCGAGGCAACTCACAGCCTGA